A single genomic interval of Hoplias malabaricus isolate fHopMal1 chromosome 7, fHopMal1.hap1, whole genome shotgun sequence harbors:
- the gtf3c2 gene encoding general transcription factor 3C polypeptide 2 → MAATAPEVGTQTGKKMGVPSEKEEEDQNGQINHVNSASTCDMNGHSLRVLQARDSEPQALDCDSSVMSFRQEADTKMICSSLEGSQEISEGQTADSQLFSDDDQSTVPPGSRKRRKRRRKRIGYIRKKSSTSNAEPKKETKPRAPVKKRLKIFSEPVQTPLEHEDYAVPEPPEMTPGGRPKRRAAKAALEYLHTITKDLEDSTSGKRERDSLVQSDSPASRKGPGRAKVQKRKAPDYNSDLCDDADFEPESNEELESEENDEEDYEDEISAVQNKKTIYRHKMVGSNGLSNCAMQPVWTAFNNTKKFREENCSPWVFSEWIPCITDWHHLSSSEAEIYLPQEKESATFIISREGIKDKHSLLTIKRFESLLPHADRWDSLFFAGGPVWAMEWCPLPDGAAEIQYAALYCNKGMDDRHKMDVPFTEQALLQIWDLGQLQMSRPASSPQLAYALAVDDGCIWDMKWCPAGAWELPNTDKKTFQMPRLGLIAAAFSNGTIAVYSLPHPEALKRQNKASGEASQASLIYHVQPVMTLKLGSSQADHSSLSGQCFSIDWLPVKPHNLLAAGFYDGIVALWNLSTKSPLQRVRSPDRSLCLYPYHCFPAHDNRIRSLSWCRASSVLLATVAEDRMAKLWDTTKTCVPLKTIKRFLPTEVSWPILWSGIFLTQESCFSALGHQGLHYLDSGYLGQKPFFVCTRKATVWSHSVSDWVNSCLMGDNIGDLVCSLLCDPDCNYSNTKRHRFPVYRTELVEFRPNQGLNQTEEEEGKAPQKEPQDYKGAAKKYYIHFHDMDLRSFKKYQNKPLTKQLHNSEMKGILPVDVMPLNAIYKVRFNPNMDAHGWVVSAGHSGLVRVHCVRGLSGPVMHKLVSEAQDQFSAMFNSQEQNSAIPSVHHCIADTVEVQ, encoded by the exons ATGGCAGCTACTGCCCCAGAGGTGGGCACACAGACAGGAAAGAAAATGGGGGTTCCCTCTGAAAAGGAAGAAGAGGACCAGAATGGACAGATTAACCATGTGAACAGTGCAAGCACCTGTGACATGAACGGACATTCTTTGAGAGTTCTGCAGGCCAGAGATTCAGAACCTCAGGCCTTAGACTGTGACTCTTCTGTAATGAGCTTTAGGCAAGAGGCTGACACTAAAATGATCTGTTCTTCACTTGAAGGAAGCCAAGAAATATCTGAAG GACAGACAGCAGACTCTCAACTTTTCTCAGATGATGACCAATCGACTGTACCACCAGGGAGCAGAAAACGCAGAAAGAGACGCAGAAAAAGGATAGGTTATATTAGGAAGAAATCTTCCACTTCAAATGCTGAACCAAAAAAAGAAACCAAGCCCAGGGCTCCAGTAAAAAAGAGGCTAAAaatcttcagtgaacctgttcaGACTCCTCTAGAACATGAAGACTATGCTGTTCCAGAACCCCCTGAGATGACTCCAGGTGGCCGCCCAAAGAGGAGAGCTGCCAAAGC TGCTCTGGAGTATCTACACACTATCACAAAGGATCTTGAAGATTCGACAtctgggaagagagagagagacagcctaGTGCAGTCAGACAGTCCTGCTTCTAGAAAAGGCCCAGGAAGGGCTAAAGTGCAGAAAAGGAAAGCACCAGACTACAACAGTGACCTGTGTGATGACGCTGACTTCGAACCTGAGAGTAATGAAGAGCTGGAGAGTGAAGAAAATGATGAGGAAGACTATGAAGATGAGATATCAGCTGTGCAGAATAAA AAGACTATATACAGACATAAGATGGTTGGAAGTAATGGATTGTCCAACTGTGCTATGCAACCTGTGTGGACAGCCtttaacaacacaaaaaaatt TCGTGAAGAGAATTGCTCTCCCTGGGTCTTTTCTGAGTGGATCCCTTGCATTACTGACTGGCATCACTTGTCCAGCAG TGAGGCAGAAATATATCTACCCCAAGAGAAGGAATCTGCGACTTTCATAATATCTCGTGAAGGAATCAAAGATAAGCATTCTCTACTTACAATTAAAAG GTTTGAATCCTTGTTGCCACATGCGGATAGATGGGATTCCCTTTTCTTTGCTGGGGGTCCTGTCTGGGCCATGGAGTGGTGTCCTTTACCTGATGGTGCTGCAGAAATACAGTATGCTGCCCTCTATTGCAACAAAGGCATGGATGACAGGCATAAAATGGATGTCCCCTTTACAGAACAGGCATTACTCCAAATATGGGACCTGGGCCAGCTCCAGATGAGTAG ACCAGCGTCTTCTCCACAGTTAGCCTACGCTTTGGCTGTGGATGATGGCTGCATATGGGACATGAAATGGTGTCCTGCAGGAGCTTGGGAACTGCCTAATACCGACAAGAAG ACCTTTCAAATGCCGCGATTAGGACTAATAGCTGCAGCTTTTTCTAATGGAACCATTGCTGTTTATAGTTTACCACACCCAGAGGCCCTAAAGCGTCAAAATAAAGCCTCAG GAGAAGCCAGCCAAGCATCACTGATCTACCAT GTGCAGCCTGTGATGACTTTAAAACTTGGGTCCAGTCAGGCGGATCACAGCAGCCTTAGTGGACAGTGCTTTAGCATTGACTGGCTCCCTGTAAAACCACACAACCTCCTGGCTGCAGGCTTTTATGATG GTATTGTGGCTTTATGGAATCTGAGCACTAAGTCACCATTGCAGAGAGTCAGGTCTCCAGATagatctctctgtctctatcctTACCACTGTTTCCCTGCTCATGACAACAGAATTCGCTCCCTCAGCTGGTGCAGGGCCTCAAG TGTGTTGCTTGCAACAGTGGCGGAAGACCGCATGGCTAAACTCTGGGATACAACCAAGACATGTGTTCcacttaaaacaataaaacgctTCCTGCCCACTGAGGTGTCCTGGCCTATCTTGTGGTCAGGAATATTTCTTACCCAGGAGTCCTGCTTTTCAGC GCTCGGACATCAAGGACTTCATTACCTAGACTCGGGTTACTTGGGCCAAAAGCCTTTCTTTGTGTGTACGAGGAAAGCCACTGTATGG AGCCACTCTGTATCTGATTGGGTAAACTCTTGTTTAATGGGGGACAACATTGGAGATCTAGTCTGTTCTCTGCTTTGTGACCCAGACTGCAACTATAGCAACACCAAGCGACATAGATTT CCAGTGTACAGAACAGAGCTAGTGGAGTTCAGGCCTAATCAGGGGCTTAATcagacagaggaggaggagggaaaagCTCCCCAGAAGGAGCcacaggactacaaaggagctGCAAAAAAATACTACATTCACTTCCATGACATGGATTTg AGGTCGTttaaaaaataccaaaataaaCCTCTCACAAAGCAGCTGCACAACTCAGAGATGAAAGGCATCCTCCCTGTGGATGTAATGCCACTGAATGCAATTTATAAG GTGCGCTTTAACCCAAACATGGATGCACATGGCTGGGTGGTGTCTGCTGGACATTCGGGCCTGGTGCGGGTCCACTGTGTACGTGGACTGAGTGGCCCAGTCATGCACAAATTGGTCAGTGAAGCCCAAGATCAGTTTAGTGCCATGTTCAACTCTCAGGAACAAAATAGTGCCATTCCTTCTGTCCACCACTGCATTGCTGACACAGTAGAGGTACAGTAG